Within the Candidatus Marinimicrobia bacterium CG08_land_8_20_14_0_20_45_22 genome, the region AAAAGATCATTTTTAATGAATTGACGACCGGCTCCGGAAACGATATCGAAAGAGCAACCGAACTGGCGCGTCGCATGGTTTGCGAATGGGGAATGAGCGAGCGATTGGGACCGTTGACATTCGGCAAGAAAAACGAGGAGATTTTCCTCGGCAGAGACATTGCCACACACCGCGATTTCAGCGAAGAGACTGCCAAACTAATCGACTCCGAAGTCCGGCTGATCGTTGAAGAAGCAGAAAAACGCGCTAAAACGATTCTATCGGAAAATTTGGATAAACTTAAGATTCTGGCTGAAGTGCTCCTCGAACGTGAAGTCATTGACGGTTCGGAGATAGAAAAACTGATGAAAGGAGAAACACTTCCGCCGCTCGTTAAAAATAATGAACACGTTTCTCAGATAGCAAAACCAAACCAAAAGACTGTCCCTAAAAAACGCGGCAGAAAACCGAAAATACTTGTTCCGGAGGCGCAATCTGGCGGT harbors:
- a CDS encoding cell division protein FtsH, giving the protein KIIFNELTTGSGNDIERATELARRMVCEWGMSERLGPLTFGKKNEEIFLGRDIATHRDFSEETAKLIDSEVRLIVEEAEKRAKTILSENLDKLKILAEVLLEREVIDGSEIEKLMKGETLPPLVKNNEHVSQIAKPNQKTVPKKRGRKPKILVPEAQSGGTNPSN